Within the Leptolyngbya sp. CCY15150 genome, the region GTGAACCAGCAGTCAATACAGTCACCCTAAATCTGGCATTAGATCAGCTCTAACCCTCTTAACCTTCCGCCCCATAGACCTTTCAACATCACTTCGTCCTGTTTCTATGTACAACTCTGCTGCGATCGCCTCTGCTAGCTACCAAAAACCTCATCGCCGAGGTAAGCATAAAATCTTTATTGGTATGGCACCTGGTGTCGGCAAAACGTATCGAATGCTTGAAGAAGGACATGCCCTTAAGCAAGATGGTGTTGATGTGGTCATTGGGTTATTAGAAACTCATGCTCGGGAAGAAACTGCCCTGAAAGCAGAAGGTCTGGAGTTGATTCCGCGTAAACAGGTCAATTGTCGGGGAGTCATGCTTCGAGAAATGGATACCGAAGCCATTTTGAAACGGGCTCCCCAATTAGTATTGGTAGATGAACTCGCTCATACCAATGTGCCAGGCTCTCAGTGGGACAAGCGCTATCAGGATGTGGAACAGATTCTAGAGGCTGGTATTGACGTTTACTCAACCGTCAATATCCAACATTTGGAAAGCTTAAATGATCTTGTGCATCGTATTTCTGGGGTAGTGGTGCGAGAGCGCATCCCAGATCGCATCATTGACGAAGCGGATGAAATTGTCGTGGTTGATGTTACCCCAGAAATGCTGCAGGAACGCCTTCAAGAGGGTAAGATTTATGCCCCCGAAAAGATTGATCAAGCTCTACAAAACTTTTTCCGCCGGAGCAATCTGATTGCCCTGAGAGAGCTGGCGCTGCGAGAAATTGCTGATAATATTGAGGAGGAATCTGTTTCCACAGGTCAAAATCTTCATTGTAATATTCAAGAGCGCATCTTAGTATGCATTTCAACGTATCCAAATTCGATTCAACTCCTGCGGCGTGGTGCCCGAATTGCCAATCAAATGAATGGTCGGTTATTCGTCCTATTTGTTGCCCCTGCAGGTAAATTCTTATCGAAACCAGAGACGCTACATATTGAAACCTGCAAACGCCTATGTCAAGAGTTTGAAGGAGAATTTGTTAGGAGAGAATCTTCAGATATTGTGAGTGCGATCGCTGATATTTCAGACCAAGAACGTATTACACAAATTGTTTTAGGTGAAACTCGTCGTTCCCGATTTCGCCTCTTATTGAAAGGTTCAATTGTGCAACGATTGATGCGGGAACTGCCTCAGGTTGACTTACATATTATTTCTAATAACCAACCAGCGTGACTTTTGTACTGTTTGGTTGCTTCCTAGGTTGATCCCGGCCCGATCGCCATTGGCTTAGCACTGTGCCCTAGGTATCAAGGTTGGCTCTAGAGGCACCGGCTCTAAACGGTCTGATGAAAACAGCGATCGCTCTCCCAATCCGTCCAGTCTGCTTCAGGGGAGCGATCGCTGTTCTGCACCATTAGCCCCGGTTAGCCCATGGCAACCTGAACATCACCGCTAGGTGACCAGTCTGGGCTGTTAACCGGCAGCGGTTTTTGGGCGCGGGTGACCTGGTTGCTCCACCAATTGTTCTCCGTTTGCACCGCTTCAAAGCCGACGGCCTGCATCCAGTCGTCCACCGAGCCGGCAGCATAGGCCTTGATGTAGGGTTCTTCAAAGATTTCGGTGAGCCAGGTGACTTGGCGGAGAGTGGCTTGGTTGCCATCGAGAATCAGCACCTGCCCGCCAGGACTGAGCAGCCGGAAGCATTCCCGGAGAATCTCTTGGGCGATCGCGGGTGGAGTTTCATGGAACAGCAGGGACGCGGTTACCACATCAAAGCTGGCATCGGGGAAGCCAGTGGCTTCGGCTAGACCGTGGCGGAAGTCGATGGATAGACCGTTGAGCCGAACTTTTTGGTGGGCCATCACCAGCATATGGGGCGATAGATCCAGACCCACCACCTCGGCATCGGGAAAGGCTTGCTTGAGCAACACGGTGGTGGAACCCGTGCCACAGCCTAGGTCGAGGATGCGCCGGGGTTGCCCTTGGACGCGATCGCACAGGCCTTGACGAATCCAGGTTTCGTTAGGCAGCAAGACGTATTGGGTAATCGGATCATAGGTGATCGCCGCGTCGGCGGTCAGGTAACCATTTTGGATGCCGTGGAAATTTTGGCTGCGGTAATAGTCGGGATAAGCGACCGTGGGCGACGAGAGGCGATCGCACTCCGTTTCCCAATCAATACTGTCGCGCTGGCGGAGCAGAGCTGCTTCATCCAGGAGAAACTGGCTGAACAGAGGAGCCAGAAATCGTTCAAAAATGGTGGACTGAGTCGTTGTCATGGCTTGGATGAAGATATCGCGGTTTAGAGTCTGTGTCTTTAGTATGCAGAACCTAGGCGGCAATGGGGAGGCCTAGGAAAAAATGGGGCTGGCAAATACCAAATGGCTGAATTTTTAAGAAAATTTTCCGTTCATGTGTATCAAAGTGCGAATGTACTGTTAAGCTATGAGACAAGCGATCGTCCATGGCTAATGGTCCATGATTCCGCAATCTCTCAAACTTAGGAATTTTCTTAGTTATCGCCAGGCTACTCTGGATTTTCGTGGATTGCACGTAGCCTGTATTTGTGGTGCCAATGGGGCAGGTAAATCGTCCTTACTGGAAGCGATCGCTTGGGCGGTCTGGGGCCAGGGACGAGCGGCAAGTGATGATGATGTGATTTACCAAGGGGCCTTGGAAGCCCAGGTAGACTATACCTTTCGTTATCGGGAGCAGGTCTATCGGATTATCCGCACGCGCTATCGGGGGCAGCCCAGTTCTCTGGAGTTTCAGATTGAAACCCCCAGTGGCTTCCAAACCCTAACCCAGCGAGGTTCCCGCGCCACCCAAAGTTTAATCCAGCAGCATCTTAAGCTGGACTATGAGACGTTTATTAACTCGGCCTATCTGCGCCAAGGGCGGGCGGATGAGTTCATGCTGAAGCGGCCAGCGGAGCGCAAGCAGGTGCTGGCAGATTTGCTGAAGCTGGATCAATACGATCGCCTTTCGGAACAAGCTAAGGAGCGATCGCGTCAGGTTCGTGCTGAGATGGAGGTGCTGGAGCGAGGATTAGAGCAAATTCAGCAGCAGCTTCTCCAGAGCGATCGCTTGGCTACAGAACGCTTGACCCTGGAAAACACCCTAGAGCAGCTTACCCAGCAGCAGCAGGCCCATACGGCCCAGGTGCAGGCGTTACACATCCAGCAGCAGCAGCGCCAGCTTGGGCAACAGGAGCTCCAGCGTCACCACCACCAAGCCCAGCAGCTTCAGCAAGACTGTCAGCAGCTCCAGCAGCAGCTTACGACATTACAGACCCAAGAGCGATCGCTGCAGACCATTCTCAGTCAGTCCGACGCCATCGCCCAGGGCTATGCCCATCTGCAGGCGCTGCAAACCAAGGATGTAGCGCTCACCCAAACGTTTCATACCTACCAAACCCTGACGGCAGAACACCAGCAGCTTCAGCAGCAGCACCAAACCGCGATCGCCGCCCTGCAGGATCAGCACCACCAGGTTGAGGCCCAGCTAACCTCCCTGGTGCAGCAGGAACAGGAGGTGCAGCAGGTGCTCAGTAAGGCAGGGGAAATTGGCGACGCCTTAGAACGTCTGCGGCTAGCGCGGCAGCAGCTTCAGCAGTTGGATCGCCTACAGGTGCAGGTGGCACCCCTGATCCAGCGGCGGCAGCAGCTCCAGTCTCAGTCGGAACGAGCCCAGGCCCATCTCCAGGCCCGCCTGGATGCGTTTAACCATCAGATTCAGCAGCTCCAGCTTCAAGAGCAGCGGCAGCCCAACTTAACCCAGTCTGCGGCGGAGCTGAGCACCCAACTCCATTACCTAGAGGAGCGACGGCTGTATCAACAGCAGGTGCGCGACAAGGGTCTGGAGCGCCGTAATTTTATGGAACGGCTGCAGGCCGATCAACGTATCTATGAAACCCAACTGGCGGAGCTAGACCAAAAAATTCAGTGGCTCAAACGGCAGGCAGGCCCTTGGTTGAACGATCGCTCCCTCAATCCATCCATTGAAGAAGAGTTGCGATCGCTGCAGGTAGACGCGCAGGAGGCAAGGCAGACCTGTCAGGATCAGGGCACCCCCTACCAACTAGAGGTGGCAGACTATCCTCCCTGTCCCCTCTGCGATCGCCCCTTGGATGAACAGCATGGGCGGGTGGTGCTCGAACGCCATCAAGCCGACCAAGCCGCCATTCTCAAACGGCTTTGGGTGGTGCGGGAGCAGTTATCCGCCTCGGAGCGAGAAATTCAGGTTCTGCGCCAGGAATATCGCGATTTGGACTATGAATTGGCGAATTACGGAGCCATGCTGGAACGGCGGGGGCGTCTGCAGGAACAGCTTCAGGGTGTGGTGACGGTGAAAACCCAGCTTCAGGAGCTGATTGCCGAGCGGGATGCCCTAGCACGTTCCCTAGAATCGGGCGGCTATGCGGCAGAATGGCAGGAAGAGTGGCAGGAAATTGACCATACCCTCAGCCAATTGCAGTATGACGACAAAAATCACGCCCTAGCGCGCGGACAGGTGGATCGCTGGCGTTGGGCAGAGCTGCGCCAAGCCGAAATTCACAGCGCCCAGCAGCGCCAGATCCAGTTAGCTCAGCAGCGTCCGCTTCTGGAAGCTCGTCGCGCCCAGATCGATCATGATCTACAGCAACACCACCAATCGCCGCTCTACCAACAGCTTCAGGAGGTCAGCGATCGCTTGCTCCAGCTTGGCTATGATGCACCGGCCCATGCGGCCGTGAAAGATGCTATTCGCCAGAACCAAGGCTGGCAGTTGCGTTACCAAGATCTGCATCAAGCCCAGCAGCAGCTACCCCAAGTGCAGCAGCAGCGCCAGCAGATCGAAGCCGAGTGGCAGGAGCGATCGCACCGTCTACAGGACGTGCAGCAGCAAATTGCTCAGCTTAGCCAACAGTTAGACTCAACGCCAGATGCCACAGAGGCGATCGCTCTCTTGGAATATCAGCTAACCGAGGGACGATCGCAGAGGGATCAACACTTAGCTCACCTGGGTCGCCTCCAGCAACAGCAGCAGCAGCTCGATGACTTGATCCACCAGCGCGATCGCCAACAGACCGAGGTGCAAACCCTGCGCCGCCAGTATCGGGTCTATCAAGAACTGGCCCAAGCCTGTGGCAAAAACGGCATTCAGGCATTGATGATTGAAAATATCTTACCCCACCTAGAGGCAGAGACCAATCAACTCCTAGGACGACTCAGCGCCCATCAGCTCCATGTCCAGTTTATTACTCAGCGAGCGAGTAAGCGCAGTAAACGCCATGCCAAGCTAATTGATACCCTAGATATTTTAATTAGTGACCTCCAGGGTACCCGTCCCTACGAAACCTATTCTGGCGGTGAAGCCTTTCGGGTCAATTTTGCTATCCGTCTAGCCTTATCTCGTCTATTAGCCCAGCAGTCTGGCACACCGCTGCAAATGTTAATTATCGATGAGGGATTTGGCACCCAGGATGCGGCAGGCTGTGAGCGTTTGGTGGCAGCTATCCAAGCGATCGCTGATGATTTTGCCTGTATCTTAGCGGTCACTCACATGCCGCACCTCAAAGCGGCGTTTCAAACCCGTATTGAGGTACAAAAACAAGCTCAAGGATCGCAAATTCAGTTGGTTCTGTAGAACTAGTCTCTACAGTGTGAGCTGGCTTGGAAAGGGCGCAGACATTTTTCGAGAGTTAGCCGATCCTACTTTTTCCGTTGCAGGTGTAAATGAAGCACCAACCTTTGACTGGATACAAGTTCATCCTGTTAGCGATCGCCCCCTTATCAAAGCACTAAGCAACGAACTTGATATTGGGGAAGCAGAAGCGATCGCCCTTTCATTCTAGCTTTGCAATTGCATCCACGGCGACAGCTCGACATCTTACAGTTTGTTGCTCTTTTTTCAGCAAACCCTAATTATCGATGAGGGATTTGGTACCCAGGATGCAGCAGGCTGTGAACGTTTGGTGGCAGATATCCAAGCGATCGCTGATGATTTTGCCTATCTTAGCGGTCACCCACATACCTCACCTCAAAGCGGCGTTTCAGACCCGTATTGAAGTGAAAAACAAGCTCAAGGGTCGCAGATCCGGTTGGTTCTGTAGAAATAATCCCTAGAGTGTGAGCTGGCGTGGAGAGGGCGCAGACATTTGCCGCATTTGAATTGTTAGCTCGTTAAATGCTTGGCAAAAAGATAGTTTCAAAATTAAAACGTTATGATCAGCTACTACGCTTTACGACGAAATACAAATTTCAGACCGCTTCCTAAACTCGATTCAATTCCACTTCCAAGAATCTTAATTGTTCCTGATGCTGAAACCTCAGCAGATAATTCAATTTCATCAAGTTCATAGTCTCCTATTGCTTTTGGTGTTGCTGTCAAAATAGAGCCTAATTTGGAAAGAAAAGATTGTAGCTCTCCCGATAGAACACCAACGTCAATTTGTGTTTCAATAAGTTCCCGTCTTTCTGTTAATGTGGTTGACTGTCTAACAGTAACTACCCAGATTCTATCCTCATTCATGATTATTACCTTTGTAAGGGTTCTATTGGAGTACAAATTTAGCGAATGGTTCACCGTAGATAGTGTAACTCAGCCAGCTAGGATCGCCAGGATAAAGATCTCTCAAGTCAAGTCTCGCATCTTTCAAAGCCCTTGCAACAGTCATTAGTCCACTTGAATTAGTTACCGAATTGTAGAAGAAGGCTGAAAACTTACAAGCAGCAAAATGAGAAACTTCCCAACATGTTCCTATAAACCCACTACATTTTGCATCATAAACAAACACCCTAATCCATCCATTGACACCAGAAAAATTAAAGTTATCTCCTGCACTAGCACAAGCATTCATAAAAATGAATGCTTGATTACCATTTGAGGCAAATCCTAGCAACCTGCCTACAACTTCTCTGGCCATTAGAGTTTCACCGTTGGCAAGTATTAGGCAAGATGCATCTGGATCAAGTTGCACAAACCTACAGTGACCAAAATAATGTAGATTAGAAAAGCTATTGCTTTGTTGAAATAATTGCTCTATAGCCTGTTTATTAGGTGGGTTTACTTCTTCAAAATCCACATTGCTAAAAGCTTGCCTTATCAGATCAAACTCCTCCTGAGCAGATGATCTATGAAATACCTCAGATGAATCTTGTGAAAGAGGGGGCGAGATGAGCACAATTTTTCTTACATGAATTGTACGAGGCATTCTTAGATTTTTAGGATAACGTGCTAGCTCAAACTTTTCGCCCCAAAAAAGATCCTCGGCTTCATCTTTAGAAGGTCTTACAAGTTCCCAGGGAATCCTCAAGTCTTCTGAATGTATTAACACACTTTTTACATTGTCTTTCAATATATCCCAGTACAGAGCTTTAAACTCATCATCAAAGAGATTTCTATATAATTCAATCCCAATAATTTCTAAATCTCTTTGTAGTTCACTTATACTCTGAGGACTTAGAGATCCATTTTTTTGAAATTGATCATATTTAGAGTAAATTTGATTAACACGTTCAATGCGATTTCCAAGAATTTCAATATAATCATTTAGATTCTTAGGACTCAAACAAGGTCCGTAAGCGCGTGCTAAGTTAGGGTGATCACATATCAGGTGATATTTATATTTGGATTCCCTAGTATCTCGATCAACAAAAATTACTAAGTCTGCACGCTCTTCAGGTTGACGCGGGACAAAGACGGCTTGTTCCTCTTTTCTTCTCCTGTTTCTTGCCATACAGTAGCTTCTAGTTCCCAATTACCTATGTAAGCAGTATCCTGAAAAAGTCTAATAGAAATTTCACCTTTGCCCATTTGCCTTGGAGTCAATGGGAAACCCAACCATTCAGACTTGCCTTGAGCAGGTACAATAGCAGTCCTAATAGATGTATCTTTAATTGTAAAAATTTGTTCATCAACTTCTAGCAAAACATTAATCAGTAAAGGTTCTTCCCAGTCGGAAGTTGATGTATCCCTATCAAGACAAAGCTTTAAATCAAGAGTTTCTGATAAATCAACTTTAGAAGGGAATTTTAAGTTCACTCTTAAGTTCACAATACTGCCTTCTTCAAATTTCTCCTCACTATGTAAGTCTAATTGCAAGTTAGACTCCAAAGATCTTAGATCTAGCTTAGTTTTATTTTCCTCTAAATGTCTATAAACTCCGGATCTAGCCAATAGAGAATCTAAAGTTTTCGTCGGCTGCGCACCTTGCTTCAAAAAGCTTACAATCCCCGCAGCATCTAACCTGATTTCCTTAGTCCTTGGATTATAAAACCCAAGCTCCTGAATAGTTCGCCCTTGATTCCTGGCTCTACTATCAGCAGCTACTATTCGATAGCTAGGCTCTTTTTTCTTACCAAAGCGCTTCAGCCTTAGTTTAAGCATGGCATAAAAGTATGTTTTTTCTCTGAACAAAGTAGCATGATATCCAAGCCATATCAATATTGCTTAAGTAGTCTATGCTACAAAGCTTCTTGCTTATACGAAATTTTACAATAAGCGTAGTTTGATAAAAATTTGAACTTAGGGAGATGAAGGCTTCACTTACAACTGTGTTGAGGATTGGAGAGCTAACTATTGTTTATACTGAATGCCTCCCCTTTGATCTGCATAACACCCCCACAGGGAGGGTTATGACGATCGCATCCTTGATAACACTCCAATTAGAGTAATTATACAGACCGGTGTCAGCCTAATCCGCTCATGTCAAGGTGTTATATCGTTAGCTTCAGACAATCTTCACGATCAGCCGAGGATCAACGATCGCCCTTGCAGCCCATCTAGGCATTCAAGACAAAAGCGATCGCCCTTGTGGTACAGGACAAAAGCGATCGCTCTCTGCCCAATGACTACCTCTGGACGAATCAATCCGTGAGCGAAAGTCCCTTACTTTTCAGCCAGTCGGGGTTGTAGAGGCGAGATTGATAACGACTGCCGCTATCACAGAGTACGGTGACGATGGTATGTCCCGGGCCCATTTGCTTAGCTAGGGCAACAGCCGCCGCGACGTTGATGCCGACAGAACCGCCCATAAATAACCCATCGCGGTGTAGGAGTTGATACACCACCCGCAAACATTCTTGGTCATCAATTTGGATGGCGTCGTCAATGGGAGCCCCCTCCATATTGGCGGTGATGCGGCTATTGCCAATGCCTTCGGTGATGGAGCTGCCGGTGGGGGCAATTTCCCCAGTTTTGATATAGCTGTAGAGACCGCTACCCATAGGATCAGCCACCACGGTTTGCACCGCTGGATTTTGATCTTTGAGGTACATAGCGACCCCTGCATAGGTGCCCCCCGTCCCCGTTGCTGCCACCCAGGCATCAATTTTGCCGTCGGTTTGCGCCCAGATTTCCGGCCCCGTGGTTTCATAGTGGGCGAGGCGGTTCGCCAGATTATCAAACTGGTTAGCCCAAATGGCATTGTCCAATTCCTCAGCCACGCGCCCTGAGAGCTTCACGTAGTTGTTGGGATCACGGTAGGGCACGGCTGGCACCGGACGCACTTCTGCCCCGAGGGTACGCAGCACGTCCATTTTTTCCTGGGACTGGGTGTCTGGGATAATAATCAGGCATTTGTAGCCCTTGGCGTTACAAATATGGGCTAGGCCAATGCCGGTGTTGCCTGCGGTTCCTTCAACAACAGTGCCGCCGGGTTTCAGGTGGCCGCGTGCTTCTGCATCGTTGATGATGTAGAGCGCAGCTCGGTCTTTGACAGAGCCTCCTGGATTGAGAAATTCCGCTTTTCCAAGAATTTCACAGCCGGTTTCGTCACTGAAGCTGTTGAGCCGAATGAGCGGTGTATGGCCCACGGTTGCTACAAATCCGTTCTTAATATCCATCATGCACGTTTGATCATCACGAACTGCGTTCTGTCTCCTCTATTCTCTAGGAAAACTGCCCGAACTGAACACCCGACCTCCAAGACTGGATCAGGTAGAATGAAAGCGCTGCTGAACGGGTTTAACGGTCTGATGAAGTCACCACCGTCCTCCTCTAGCCAAATGTCTCCTGTTGTGATTTGGGCCAAGCGCATTGGCTGGAGCCTATGGCTCAGTTTACTGGTTCTTTTGCCGGTTGGAGCGCTGACGATCGCCTTCAAGATGTTGATGACAATGCCTGAGAGCACGAGTTGCCCTCGCTATTTTGACGCCGAGCATTCCGATAGCCTCAGAATTTACTGTGCCCAGCAGCTTGCGGATGAGGGAACATCCGACAGTCTTCAGCAGGCGATCGCGCTAGTGGATCGCCTGCCCAGCAATAGCCCCAGCCGTGGCCAAGGCGATCGCCTCGTGCAAGATTGGTCTGCGGAATTACTAGAGCTAGCAGAGGAACAGTTTCAAACTGGGCACCTAGATGAAGCCGTGGAGTTGGCCGGCCAGGTGCCGCCTAACACCGATGCCTATATCCAGGCCCGCGATCGCATGGATGCCTGGCAAGCGGTTTGGCAGGACGCCGAAGCGATCTATAGTCGAGCGGATGATGCTATGGCGTTGGGTAATTGGGATGTGGCCCTAAGTCGAGGCCGAGACCTGCTGACGCTAGATAATCGCTATTGGGCCATGGAGCGTTATCCTGAGCTGGCTCGGCGGGCCCAAGAAGGGCGGGAACAGGAGCAATGGCTAGCGGAGGCTGCCAAGCGCCGTCGCACTAACCTGACGACGTCCACGGAGGGACGGCGTACCCAGTGGGAGCAGGAGCGGGATCAGCGAGATTTGCAAGTTCTTCAAGAGGCTCAAGCTCTGGCTCAATCGAGCAACGTAGACGATCTGCGGGAAGCGATCGTCAATGCTCGGCGCATCATCTGGGGAACGCCCCACTATGACCAAGCTCAATCGTTGATTACCACCTGGCAGGCTCAGGTACAGGCGATCGAAGATGCTCCTAGGCTAGCGCAGGCGCGGCAGATAGCTAGCTCAGGGGAGGTCGAAGATTTAGAAAGCGCCATTCGCGAGGCTCGGCGTATTCCTAGCTATCGATCGCTCCATCCTGAGGCTCAGTCTGACATCCAGGTGTGGCAGCAGCAAATTCGAGAGATGACGGCTGAATCTATGACACCGGTTCAGGAGGCGATGGATGAACGTATGGCTCCATGGTCTCCGCCGGAGGATCCGCGATCGCCCCTGAATCCTGACTGGAACCCCGACCAAGATGAGCGTTTCCCGGATGCCTATGGAGAGCCGCTTGGGGACTTGGAAGAGGGTGGCGGCTAGAGGGCCGATAAGAGGGCTGATCTACTCTAAGTCTTGTTCTAACGGCAGCCTCGTGGGAGGTGCGTTACGGCTTCGCCTAACAGCACCCTACTCCAACTCTTGTTCTAGAACGGCAGCGATCGCTTTTTTCGACGTGGTTTGAAACTCTTGAACATTGACTCGGGCAAGTAAGCCCATGGCCACGAGCATCCCCATAGCTTCCAGAGCAAAGACTAAGGCAAAGGCCGGATAGGTTTGGGTAAAGACACTGCGACCAATATCCAGCAAGGCTCCGCCCAGCAGTGTAGCGCTAGCCTGGGCCATGGCTTGGGCCAGCCCCCACGCCCCCACAAAGGTACCGGCTGTTTCCGCTGCTGTTAGGTCAAGCATCAGGCTGACGGCGCTATTCGTCAGAATGCCTGAGGATAGACCAAACAGCAGTACCGCTAGCTTCAGGAGTCCTTGGGTTTGGGTGATGCCCGACAGCAGGACTAAGCCAAAACACATGGCAGTCAACAAGCAACCTAGCTGGGCTGAACGTTTCTTACCAAGCTTCGGCACAATCCAAAAGCCCGATAGAGCCATGCCCGCCAAGATGCCATAGCCCCAATATTTGTTGAGCCCAGCACTTTCGCCGATGGTCATTTGAAACACCTCGCGGGCATAGGGTTCTAAAACCGGCTGCTGGAGGAATAGGCTAATGGTCATCATCAGCAAAAAGCCGAAGAAAATACCGGTTTGGCGAGAGGCGGTCAAAATCCGCAGCGATCGCCCTAGGGTAATCTGCTCTTCTCGATCTGCTACGGTGGAGCGCAGAGCATAGCGAGAATATTTCTTTTCGACGCCAGCGGTGGCGATCACCGTCAGCCCGATCACCGCTAGGGGAAACAGGATGAAGAGGCGGTTGATGCCGGCCTGCAGCGTATCGGGCGTCATGCCAGAC harbors:
- a CDS encoding universal stress protein, which gives rise to MYNSAAIASASYQKPHRRGKHKIFIGMAPGVGKTYRMLEEGHALKQDGVDVVIGLLETHAREETALKAEGLELIPRKQVNCRGVMLREMDTEAILKRAPQLVLVDELAHTNVPGSQWDKRYQDVEQILEAGIDVYSTVNIQHLESLNDLVHRISGVVVRERIPDRIIDEADEIVVVDVTPEMLQERLQEGKIYAPEKIDQALQNFFRRSNLIALRELALREIADNIEEESVSTGQNLHCNIQERILVCISTYPNSIQLLRRGARIANQMNGRLFVLFVAPAGKFLSKPETLHIETCKRLCQEFEGEFVRRESSDIVSAIADISDQERITQIVLGETRRSRFRLLLKGSIVQRLMRELPQVDLHIISNNQPA
- a CDS encoding class I SAM-dependent methyltransferase, which encodes MTTTQSTIFERFLAPLFSQFLLDEAALLRQRDSIDWETECDRLSSPTVAYPDYYRSQNFHGIQNGYLTADAAITYDPITQYVLLPNETWIRQGLCDRVQGQPRRILDLGCGTGSTTVLLKQAFPDAEVVGLDLSPHMLVMAHQKVRLNGLSIDFRHGLAEATGFPDASFDVVTASLLFHETPPAIAQEILRECFRLLSPGGQVLILDGNQATLRQVTWLTEIFEEPYIKAYAAGSVDDWMQAVGFEAVQTENNWWSNQVTRAQKPLPVNSPDWSPSGDVQVAMG
- a CDS encoding SMC family ATPase; the protein is MIPQSLKLRNFLSYRQATLDFRGLHVACICGANGAGKSSLLEAIAWAVWGQGRAASDDDVIYQGALEAQVDYTFRYREQVYRIIRTRYRGQPSSLEFQIETPSGFQTLTQRGSRATQSLIQQHLKLDYETFINSAYLRQGRADEFMLKRPAERKQVLADLLKLDQYDRLSEQAKERSRQVRAEMEVLERGLEQIQQQLLQSDRLATERLTLENTLEQLTQQQQAHTAQVQALHIQQQQRQLGQQELQRHHHQAQQLQQDCQQLQQQLTTLQTQERSLQTILSQSDAIAQGYAHLQALQTKDVALTQTFHTYQTLTAEHQQLQQQHQTAIAALQDQHHQVEAQLTSLVQQEQEVQQVLSKAGEIGDALERLRLARQQLQQLDRLQVQVAPLIQRRQQLQSQSERAQAHLQARLDAFNHQIQQLQLQEQRQPNLTQSAAELSTQLHYLEERRLYQQQVRDKGLERRNFMERLQADQRIYETQLAELDQKIQWLKRQAGPWLNDRSLNPSIEEELRSLQVDAQEARQTCQDQGTPYQLEVADYPPCPLCDRPLDEQHGRVVLERHQADQAAILKRLWVVREQLSASEREIQVLRQEYRDLDYELANYGAMLERRGRLQEQLQGVVTVKTQLQELIAERDALARSLESGGYAAEWQEEWQEIDHTLSQLQYDDKNHALARGQVDRWRWAELRQAEIHSAQQRQIQLAQQRPLLEARRAQIDHDLQQHHQSPLYQQLQEVSDRLLQLGYDAPAHAAVKDAIRQNQGWQLRYQDLHQAQQQLPQVQQQRQQIEAEWQERSHRLQDVQQQIAQLSQQLDSTPDATEAIALLEYQLTEGRSQRDQHLAHLGRLQQQQQQLDDLIHQRDRQQTEVQTLRRQYRVYQELAQACGKNGIQALMIENILPHLEAETNQLLGRLSAHQLHVQFITQRASKRSKRHAKLIDTLDILISDLQGTRPYETYSGGEAFRVNFAIRLALSRLLAQQSGTPLQMLIIDEGFGTQDAAGCERLVAAIQAIADDFACILAVTHMPHLKAAFQTRIEVQKQAQGSQIQLVL
- a CDS encoding CHAT domain-containing protein — its product is MARNRRRKEEQAVFVPRQPEERADLVIFVDRDTRESKYKYHLICDHPNLARAYGPCLSPKNLNDYIEILGNRIERVNQIYSKYDQFQKNGSLSPQSISELQRDLEIIGIELYRNLFDDEFKALYWDILKDNVKSVLIHSEDLRIPWELVRPSKDEAEDLFWGEKFELARYPKNLRMPRTIHVRKIVLISPPLSQDSSEVFHRSSAQEEFDLIRQAFSNVDFEEVNPPNKQAIEQLFQQSNSFSNLHYFGHCRFVQLDPDASCLILANGETLMAREVVGRLLGFASNGNQAFIFMNACASAGDNFNFSGVNGWIRVFVYDAKCSGFIGTCWEVSHFAACKFSAFFYNSVTNSSGLMTVARALKDARLDLRDLYPGDPSWLSYTIYGEPFAKFVLQ
- a CDS encoding cysteine synthase A, which translates into the protein MDIKNGFVATVGHTPLIRLNSFSDETGCEILGKAEFLNPGGSVKDRAALYIINDAEARGHLKPGGTVVEGTAGNTGIGLAHICNAKGYKCLIIIPDTQSQEKMDVLRTLGAEVRPVPAVPYRDPNNYVKLSGRVAEELDNAIWANQFDNLANRLAHYETTGPEIWAQTDGKIDAWVAATGTGGTYAGVAMYLKDQNPAVQTVVADPMGSGLYSYIKTGEIAPTGSSITEGIGNSRITANMEGAPIDDAIQIDDQECLRVVYQLLHRDGLFMGGSVGINVAAAVALAKQMGPGHTIVTVLCDSGSRYQSRLYNPDWLKSKGLSLTD
- a CDS encoding BCD family MFS transporter, which gives rise to MATEHLSNPPLGDVMAPSRPKITLFTMFRLGLFQMGLGLLSLLTLGVLNQVMISELRIPGVLAAGAIAMYQFVAPARIWFGQMSDSRPIRGHHRTGYVWIGMTLQAICLFLAVQVVWQLGASVETAGWAAPTYGWVGLLALMFGCYGLCISASSTPFTALLVDISDEDNRSKLVGIVWAMLMVGIVVGAIVGEVMLSGMTPDTLQAGINRLFILFPLAVIGLTVIATAGVEKKYSRYALRSTVADREEQITLGRSLRILTASRQTGIFFGFLLMMTISLFLQQPVLEPYAREVFQMTIGESAGLNKYWGYGILAGMALSGFWIVPKLGKKRSAQLGCLLTAMCFGLVLLSGITQTQGLLKLAVLLFGLSSGILTNSAVSLMLDLTAAETAGTFVGAWGLAQAMAQASATLLGGALLDIGRSVFTQTYPAFALVFALEAMGMLVAMGLLARVNVQEFQTTSKKAIAAVLEQELE